A section of the Leptotrichia buccalis C-1013-b genome encodes:
- a CDS encoding DNA/RNA helicase domain-containing protein, protein MKRYCYANSIENFLNEEKSNWLNKMKKNFRENYNLELGELQIKAWDDSFEQLKKILVKIEEIKKNFNIIFEYELPYEGGRRIDVIILSNEKVFILEFKMKKNFLVEDIDQTVAYFRDIQEYHFESRNKKIIPILVLTKSENKKTKRKKSITICSINYLSEVIQRVVTKENKMNGKSLKNWIYSKYEPLPTIIEAARVIMKNEELPNIRRVSSTRIPAAMENLQNITIDAKKKKKHILVFVTGVPGAGKTYLGLQYVYDICESIKSINSIYLSGNGSLIKVLSNTLGKNSNVFVKSIHKVINEYLEKGATDFDKNVIVFDEGQRAWDKERMNFKKKINRSEPDILIEMTEKRLDWGVLVVLVGEGQEIYNGESSNLAHWNEAISKSEKKWEVICPERLTSIFKSSSNIIKNDNFDLDISLRSHLANKVSQFVNFLLNSDIEKAKELAPSILNSGFNMYVTHSFGKAKKYCFKRYSKNEKKYYGVMASSQAKYSENFKNKKNNTDINVVKWFNDNDFNYRIEQAISEFQCQGLEIDMPIIGWGEDMLWNEKERKWENFDKNNAGDSLYRVNSYRVLLTRGRDGFIIYVPKKLSPVYEVLVGVGMEIL, encoded by the coding sequence ATGAAACGTTATTGTTACGCAAATTCTATCGAGAATTTTTTAAACGAAGAAAAAAGTAATTGGTTAAATAAAATGAAAAAGAATTTTCGAGAAAATTATAATTTGGAACTTGGAGAGCTGCAAATTAAGGCTTGGGATGATAGTTTTGAGCAGTTGAAAAAAATTCTTGTAAAAATTGAAGAAATTAAGAAAAATTTTAATATTATATTTGAATACGAATTGCCGTATGAAGGTGGAAGAAGGATAGATGTTATTATTTTGAGTAATGAAAAAGTTTTTATTTTAGAATTTAAAATGAAAAAGAATTTTTTGGTGGAAGATATTGATCAAACAGTAGCGTATTTTCGTGACATTCAAGAATATCATTTTGAATCAAGAAATAAAAAAATAATACCAATTTTAGTACTTACAAAATCTGAAAATAAAAAAACTAAGAGAAAAAAGAGCATTACTATATGTTCAATTAATTATTTATCAGAAGTAATTCAAAGAGTAGTAACAAAAGAAAATAAAATGAATGGAAAAAGTTTAAAAAATTGGATTTATTCAAAATATGAACCACTTCCTACAATTATAGAAGCTGCACGAGTAATAATGAAAAATGAGGAACTTCCAAACATTCGTAGAGTAAGCAGCACTAGGATTCCTGCTGCTATGGAAAATTTACAAAATATAACTATTGATGCCAAAAAGAAGAAAAAACATATTTTGGTGTTTGTTACTGGAGTGCCGGGAGCGGGGAAAACATATTTAGGATTACAGTATGTTTATGATATTTGCGAAAGCATTAAAAGTATAAATTCTATTTATTTGTCTGGAAATGGTTCATTAATTAAAGTTTTATCAAATACGCTGGGAAAAAATAGTAATGTATTTGTAAAAAGTATTCACAAAGTTATTAATGAGTATTTGGAAAAGGGAGCAACAGATTTTGATAAAAATGTAATTGTATTTGATGAAGGGCAGCGTGCTTGGGATAAAGAGCGAATGAATTTTAAGAAAAAAATTAATCGCTCAGAACCAGATATCTTAATTGAAATGACAGAAAAACGCTTAGACTGGGGAGTTCTCGTAGTTCTTGTAGGAGAAGGACAAGAAATTTATAATGGCGAAAGCTCCAATTTAGCACATTGGAACGAGGCGATTAGTAAAAGTGAGAAAAAATGGGAAGTTATTTGTCCAGAAAGATTAACTTCTATATTTAAAAGTTCGAGTAATATTATTAAAAATGATAATTTTGATTTGGATATTAGTTTGAGAAGCCATTTAGCTAATAAAGTAAGTCAATTTGTAAATTTTTTGTTAAATAGTGATATAGAAAAAGCAAAAGAATTAGCTCCATCAATTTTAAACTCAGGATTTAATATGTATGTTACACATAGTTTTGGAAAAGCTAAAAAATATTGTTTTAAAAGATATTCTAAAAATGAGAAAAAATATTACGGCGTAATGGCTTCATCTCAAGCTAAATATTCCGAAAATTTCAAAAATAAGAAAAATAATACTGATATAAATGTAGTAAAATGGTTTAATGATAATGATTTTAATTATCGAATAGAACAGGCAATTTCAGAATTTCAATGTCAAGGTTTGGAAATTGATATGCCTATAATTGGATGGGGCGAGGATATGTTGTGGAATGAAAAAGAAAGAAAATGGGAAAACTTTGATAAAAATAATGCAGGAGATAGTTTATATCGTGTTAATAGTTACAGAGTTTTGCTTACACGTGGACGTGATGGCTTTATTATTTATGTTCCAAAAAAATTATCACCAGTTTATGAAGTTTTAGTAGGAGTAGGAATGGAAATTTTATAA
- a CDS encoding sodium:proton symporter — protein sequence MEKNTNKLVRKPNNFLGLILFTIIYFLVQSVIYPVLAYLFWFIFTLFSTGILLEAPEQILKIFVIVFSLFCLIIILGIMYFLGYLCKRFLKKMNKKVLILVMIVIFIYFVFRAIFENEYSSIMSRLTNGRKYIFCILSHVSFVIGVFYSDKVKKVLDRIKSKRK from the coding sequence GTGGAAAAAAATACAAATAAGCTTGTGAGAAAACCGAATAATTTTTTAGGATTAATTTTATTTACAATAATTTATTTTTTAGTTCAGTCAGTAATATATCCAGTGTTAGCATATTTGTTTTGGTTTATTTTTACATTATTTTCTACTGGGATTTTGTTGGAAGCTCCAGAGCAGATTTTGAAGATTTTTGTAATTGTGTTTTCGTTGTTTTGCTTGATAATAATATTGGGAATTATGTACTTCTTAGGATATTTGTGCAAAAGATTTCTAAAAAAAATGAATAAAAAAGTATTAATTTTGGTAATGATTGTAATATTTATTTATTTTGTGTTTAGAGCTATTTTTGAAAATGAATATAGTTCGATAATGTCTCGTTTGACAAATGGGAGAAAATATATATTTTGTATATTATCGCATGTTTCATTTGTAATTGGAGTATTTTATAGCGATAAAGTTAAGAAAGTATTGGACAGAATAAAATCTAAAAGAAAATAA
- a CDS encoding sodium:proton symporter, with protein MEKNTNKLVRKPNNFLGLILFAIIYFLVQNVIYPLLGFLFWFSFTLIFGGIADALGILKIKEIQVILTYLFYCVCLVILSGFMCYLGYLCKDFLGKMNKIGLNTVMIVILIYFLYKTVAGDQNSIIDALIDEKKYIFCTIFHISYIMGAFHSDKVKKILDRIKFKRKK; from the coding sequence GTGGAAAAAAATACAAATAAGCTTGTGAGAAAACCGAATAATTTTTTAGGATTAATTTTATTTGCGATAATTTATTTTTTAGTTCAGAATGTGATATATCCGCTATTAGGATTTTTATTCTGGTTTTCTTTCACGCTGATTTTTGGAGGAATAGCAGATGCTTTGGGAATTTTAAAAATAAAAGAAATTCAAGTTATTTTAACTTATCTATTTTATTGTGTTTGTTTGGTAATATTATCTGGATTTATGTGTTATTTAGGATATTTATGTAAAGATTTTCTAGGAAAAATGAATAAAATAGGATTAAATACCGTAATGATTGTAATATTGATTTATTTTTTGTACAAAACTGTTGCTGGAGATCAAAATTCAATAATTGATGCTTTAATAGATGAGAAAAAGTATATATTTTGTACTATATTTCATATTTCGTATATAATGGGAGCATTTCATAGCGATAAAGTCAAAAAAATATTAGATAGAATAAAATTTAAAAGAAAAAAATAA
- a CDS encoding MerR family transcriptional regulator, producing MKKNEQKIMQIKEFSEKTGLTPYTIRFYEKKELFRVKRDEKNRRIYDETDIEWIKMLKRLKDMGMKLSEIKKYSDLRYEGNGTIKERIKILTNHKKYVNIEIEKWQKYLQNLDDKLEIYESFLKSISEK from the coding sequence ATGAAAAAGAATGAACAAAAAATAATGCAAATAAAGGAATTTTCAGAAAAAACAGGCTTAACACCATATACAATAAGATTTTATGAAAAAAAGGAACTGTTTCGTGTAAAAAGAGACGAAAAGAATAGAAGAATATACGATGAAACTGACATTGAATGGATAAAAATGTTAAAAAGATTAAAAGATATGGGAATGAAATTGAGTGAAATTAAGAAATATTCAGATTTACGATATGAAGGGAACGGAACGATAAAAGAAAGAATAAAAATTTTGACAAATCATAAAAAATATGTAAACATAGAAATTGAAAAGTGGCAAAAATATTTACAAAATCTTGATGATAAACTTGAGATTTATGAGAGTTTTTTAAAAAGTATTTCTGAAAAATAA
- a CDS encoding SDR family NAD(P)-dependent oxidoreductase has protein sequence MKTKYTVITGASSGIGRAVALKFAERNKNLILIARRKNLLKDLKSDILKKNPNLDILVIDFDLTDVGKIPELYSKLKNYHIETLINNAGFGMYGDVKEQPLNKISDMLHINVEALTLLSSLYVQDYYNEKGSQLINISSAGGYTIVPNGIVYCATKFYVNAFTEGLALELKQNNAQLKAKILAPAATKTNFGNVATGKTDFDYDKSYPNYHTSEEMANFLIQLYESDKTVGYISRETFEFNLSDGFFQNAFSSKNNVKF, from the coding sequence ATGAAAACCAAATATACTGTTATAACAGGAGCAAGTTCGGGAATAGGTAGAGCTGTGGCTCTAAAATTTGCAGAAAGAAATAAAAATCTTATTCTGATTGCACGAAGAAAGAATTTACTAAAAGACTTAAAAAGCGACATTTTGAAGAAAAATCCTAATTTGGACATTCTTGTAATAGATTTTGACTTAACAGATGTCGGTAAAATCCCTGAACTATATTCAAAATTAAAAAATTATCACATTGAAACTTTAATAAACAATGCAGGTTTTGGAATGTATGGCGATGTAAAAGAGCAGCCTTTAAATAAAATTTCAGATATGCTTCATATCAATGTAGAGGCATTAACTTTGCTATCTTCTTTATACGTCCAAGATTACTACAACGAAAAAGGATCTCAATTAATCAATATCTCCTCAGCAGGAGGCTACACAATCGTTCCGAACGGAATTGTCTACTGTGCCACAAAATTTTACGTAAACGCCTTCACAGAAGGACTTGCGCTAGAATTAAAGCAAAACAACGCACAATTAAAAGCAAAAATCCTAGCACCCGCCGCAACCAAAACTAACTTTGGAAATGTAGCAACTGGTAAAACTGATTTTGATTATGATAAATCTTATCCAAACTATCATACATCCGAAGAAATGGCAAATTTTCTCATTCAACTTTACGAAAGCGACAAAACTGTCGGTTACATCAGCCGTGAAACTTTTGAATTTAACTTATCTGATGGATTTTTTCAAAATGCATTTAGTTCTAAAAATAATGTGAAATTTTAA
- a CDS encoding ISLre2-like element ISLbu1 family transposase yields the protein MIRISNFFSLVKTFFKNIFSFRLPFEQQFKLFVTKAFEMLFRVYVKRVDDHFFHSNERKDKFKSKGFVKRTVTTAFGDVTFERRKYVNKKTGIHYYIDEKIGLKRYRRLSEEMIFTILFEYQYTTASFLAKTYGVSRATVYNLVNSFQMPKLDIERFERDDNSPVYMEIDEDHMKCRRSKNTYMRMVVIHRGIEEICTDRNKLIDKHTIMFPTSVSLEEVSEYVLNYLEKRYNMDKKKLIVNSDGGIWIDSFVRELGIYKPIHIYDKFHLVKAIAEISKRDKEISKNLYKWLKGGDFKELENFYENFKEKENVSQRRKDYTKMLFNQYEKIRRIYTEEDYIGSRTEALVSHECSRFLSSRPKAFSRRKIKARALYHTFFANYGKNREKAYELYFSGKRTSSLEKAIEMECLTEIVNETGKSTNLPYLRGGECTLREVLKEVSQSKIF from the coding sequence ATGATTAGAATATCAAATTTTTTTTCACTTGTAAAGACTTTTTTTAAAAATATTTTTTCCTTCAGACTTCCGTTTGAGCAGCAGTTTAAGCTGTTTGTCACAAAAGCTTTTGAAATGCTGTTTAGAGTTTATGTCAAAAGAGTTGATGATCACTTCTTTCATTCCAACGAAAGAAAAGATAAGTTTAAAAGCAAAGGATTTGTTAAAAGAACTGTTACTACTGCCTTCGGGGATGTAACTTTTGAACGTCGAAAATATGTAAACAAAAAAACAGGCATTCACTATTACATTGATGAAAAAATTGGACTTAAGCGGTATAGACGGCTTTCTGAGGAGATGATTTTTACTATACTTTTTGAATATCAGTATACTACAGCTTCATTTCTTGCAAAAACTTACGGTGTTTCAAGGGCTACCGTGTATAATCTTGTCAATTCTTTTCAAATGCCGAAACTTGATATTGAAAGATTTGAAAGAGACGACAATTCGCCAGTATATATGGAGATTGATGAAGATCATATGAAGTGTAGAAGAAGTAAAAATACATATATGAGGATGGTTGTAATACATCGTGGAATTGAGGAAATCTGCACAGACAGGAACAAACTCATTGACAAGCACACAATAATGTTTCCTACATCCGTATCGCTTGAGGAAGTGTCGGAGTATGTACTTAACTATCTTGAAAAAAGATACAATATGGACAAAAAGAAACTAATTGTGAACTCTGATGGAGGAATATGGATAGACAGCTTTGTAAGAGAACTTGGAATTTACAAGCCAATACACATTTATGACAAGTTCCATTTAGTAAAAGCCATAGCTGAAATTTCTAAAAGGGACAAGGAAATATCAAAAAATCTTTACAAATGGCTAAAGGGAGGCGATTTTAAAGAACTTGAAAACTTTTATGAAAATTTCAAGGAAAAGGAGAATGTAAGTCAGAGAAGAAAAGACTATACGAAGATGCTGTTTAACCAATATGAGAAGATAAGAAGAATATATACGGAGGAAGACTACATAGGCTCAAGGACGGAAGCCCTAGTGTCCCACGAATGCTCAAGATTTCTATCAAGTAGGCCAAAAGCATTTTCAAGAAGAAAGATAAAGGCAAGAGCGTTATACCACACTTTCTTTGCAAACTATGGAAAAAACAGGGAAAAGGCGTATGAATTGTACTTTAGCGGCAAAAGAACGAGTTCACTAGAAAAGGCAATAGAGATGGAATGCTTGACAGAAATTGTTAATGAAACAGGAAAAAGCACAAATCTGCCATATTTGAGAGGAGGAGAATGTACGCTTAGGGAAGTTTTGAAAGAAGTATCACAAAGTAAAATATTTTAA
- a CDS encoding RNA-guided endonuclease TnpB family protein, with protein MKYNLAFKYRIYPNKEQELLINKTFGCVRFVYNTILYTANKIYEETGENKIITPARLKSENQFLKEVDSLALSNAQLNVKRSFTNFFQKRAKFPRFKSKKNNIKSYTTNCVNNSIRIEENKYLVLPKLKRVKLKYHREIPGNYRIKLVTLTNSNGNYYVSVLTEFEKEIQKNPSNDKVIGLDFSMSELFISSENQRADYPRYFRMLEKKLKKLQKSLSRKVRFSKNWYKQKIKISKLHEYIKNCRRDFLHKLSKKLSEAYNAVELKLIEITMRH; from the coding sequence ATGAAATATAATTTAGCATTCAAATACAGAATTTATCCAAATAAAGAGCAGGAATTATTGATAAACAAGACTTTTGGATGTGTTCGTTTTGTTTACAATACAATTTTGTACACTGCGAATAAAATTTATGAAGAAACTGGGGAAAATAAAATAATTACACCTGCCAGATTGAAAAGTGAAAACCAATTTTTGAAAGAAGTAGACAGTCTGGCACTTTCAAATGCTCAATTGAATGTAAAACGATCGTTTACGAATTTCTTTCAGAAGAGAGCAAAGTTTCCAAGGTTCAAATCTAAAAAGAATAATATTAAAAGTTACACGACAAATTGTGTGAATAACTCAATACGAATTGAGGAAAACAAATATTTGGTTTTGCCAAAATTGAAAAGAGTAAAATTGAAATATCATAGAGAAATACCGGGGAATTACAGGATAAAGTTGGTAACATTGACAAATAGTAATGGAAATTACTATGTTTCTGTTTTGACAGAATTTGAAAAAGAAATTCAAAAAAATCCAAGTAATGATAAAGTGATTGGACTTGATTTTTCAATGTCTGAATTATTTATCAGTTCTGAAAACCAAAGGGCTGATTATCCAAGATATTTTAGGATGTTGGAGAAAAAATTGAAAAAATTACAAAAATCATTATCAAGAAAAGTGAGATTTTCTAAAAATTGGTATAAACAAAAAATCAAAATATCAAAATTGCATGAATATATCAAAAATTGTCGAAGAGATTTTCTACATAAATTATCGAAAAAATTGTCTGAAGCGTATAATGCTGTGGAATTGAAATTGATAGAGATTACAATGCGGCATTGA
- the cobS gene encoding adenosylcobinamide-GDP ribazoletransferase has translation MIKEFIILMQFMTRLPIPVNMEYDEEKLGKSVKYFPLVGAIIGVFLFAVNFLAGKITGNRQIIAIALIIAEILITGLIHIDGLADTADGLFSYAKKEKMLEIMKDSRIGTNGTVILILYFIAKFVFLSQVKSGYLLLYPIISRLSTSMNAGFGEYARKDGMSNGIIDQNGKKEAIISIIIVAVLSFGIMKIKGLTILLLAIIFILWFMQNVKRKIGGITGDTMGASLELTALLVLFAGIILN, from the coding sequence ATGATAAAAGAATTTATAATTTTGATGCAATTTATGACAAGACTGCCAATTCCTGTAAATATGGAATATGATGAAGAAAAACTGGGAAAATCAGTAAAATATTTTCCACTAGTTGGAGCAATAATAGGAGTTTTTCTTTTTGCTGTAAATTTTTTGGCAGGAAAGATTACGGGAAATAGGCAAATTATTGCAATAGCTTTAATAATAGCGGAAATTTTGATAACAGGGCTTATTCATATTGATGGGCTGGCAGATACTGCGGATGGACTTTTCAGTTATGCGAAAAAGGAAAAAATGCTTGAAATAATGAAGGATTCAAGGATTGGTACAAATGGAACGGTAATACTTATATTATATTTTATAGCAAAGTTTGTGTTTCTTTCTCAAGTTAAATCTGGATATTTGCTTCTTTATCCAATAATTTCAAGATTGTCAACATCAATGAATGCAGGATTTGGAGAATATGCAAGAAAAGATGGAATGAGTAATGGAATTATCGACCAGAATGGGAAAAAAGAAGCTATTATTTCTATCATAATAGTAGCAGTATTGTCCTTTGGAATTATGAAAATAAAAGGTCTGACAATATTACTTCTGGCAATAATATTTATACTTTGGTTTATGCAAAATGTAAAGAGAAAAATTGGAGGGATAACAGGAGACACTATGGGAGCTTCTTTGGAACTTACAGCATTATTAGTTTTATTTGCTGGAATAATATTAAATTAA
- the tpx gene encoding thiol peroxidase, whose amino-acid sequence MSEIKNKVTFKGNPVTLVGNEVKAGDVAPDFTVLSAELKEVKLSDYKGKVVVIAVFPSVDTGVCALQLSRFNQEAANFGDDVQLLSISVDLPFALGRYCADKGIKNALTTSDHKELDFGTKYGFVIKELRLLSRGTVIVDKDGIIRYVEYVPEIGEHPDYEKALEVIKELV is encoded by the coding sequence ATGTCAGAAATAAAAAATAAAGTAACATTTAAAGGAAATCCTGTAACTCTTGTAGGAAACGAAGTGAAAGCAGGAGATGTAGCACCTGATTTTACAGTTTTGTCCGCAGAGCTGAAAGAAGTAAAATTAAGCGACTATAAAGGAAAAGTTGTTGTAATTGCGGTATTTCCATCAGTAGATACAGGTGTGTGTGCATTACAACTGTCAAGATTTAATCAGGAAGCGGCAAATTTTGGAGATGATGTGCAATTATTAAGTATTTCAGTTGACTTGCCGTTTGCACTTGGAAGATATTGCGCAGATAAAGGAATTAAAAATGCTTTGACAACTTCAGACCATAAAGAGCTGGATTTTGGGACAAAATATGGATTTGTAATAAAGGAACTGAGATTATTATCACGTGGAACAGTTATTGTGGATAAAGATGGAATCATAAGATATGTGGAATATGTTCCTGAAATTGGAGAACATCCAGATTATGAAAAAGCATTGGAAGTAATAAAAGAGCTAGTATAG
- the nikA gene encoding nickel ABC transporter substrate-binding protein: MKNSFKTIIVMLMMGLIFACQPKQKDAAKGKTEKSGKITLAFNQEPTGNLNPHEYLPSQFITQDMVYDGLVSYGENGKIKPMLAESWDISKDGKTYTFKLRKNVKFSDGSDFNAKNVVKNFDTVFSKENKSNHSWFAFTNHLKSYRAIDDYTFEIVLDTAYTATLYDLAMIRPIRFLGDAGFPDNGDTSKGIKKPIGTGAWVLKEHKNNEYSVFVRNEYYWGEKPAASEVVIKAIPDSETLALQFESGDIDLIYGNGLISLDRFETYRQDKKYTTATSEPMSTRMILLNTTSPILKDLKVRQALSHAVDKQSIAKNIFGGIEKPADTIFAPNVPHTNVEVTKYNFDLAKAQALLDEAGWKKGADGMREKDGKKMILSFPYISSKVTDKNVGEYIQGEWKKIGIQVDLKAMEEKAYWENATTKNYDLMSDYSWGAPWDPHAYLTAMADDSVNGTNPAYAAQLGLPMKAELDKTIRALLIEPDQTKLNEMYKYVLTTLQEQAVYIPISYQALLSVYRTGELEGVKFMPEENRLPVWTTVKVK, encoded by the coding sequence ATGAAAAATTCATTCAAAACGATTATCGTCATGTTGATGATGGGACTTATTTTTGCTTGCCAGCCAAAGCAAAAAGATGCAGCAAAAGGAAAAACAGAAAAATCTGGTAAAATTACATTGGCATTTAATCAGGAGCCTACTGGGAACTTAAATCCTCACGAATACTTGCCAAGCCAGTTTATTACACAAGATATGGTTTATGACGGTCTTGTTTCTTATGGGGAAAATGGAAAAATTAAGCCAATGCTGGCAGAATCTTGGGATATTTCCAAAGATGGAAAAACTTATACTTTTAAATTAAGAAAAAATGTAAAATTTTCAGATGGTTCAGATTTTAATGCAAAAAATGTTGTAAAAAACTTTGATACTGTCTTTTCTAAAGAAAATAAATCAAATCACTCATGGTTTGCATTTACTAATCATTTGAAATCATACAGAGCAATTGACGACTATACATTTGAAATAGTTTTAGATACAGCTTATACTGCAACACTCTATGACTTGGCAATGATCCGTCCTATACGTTTTCTTGGAGATGCTGGATTTCCTGACAATGGAGATACTTCAAAAGGAATCAAAAAACCTATAGGAACAGGAGCTTGGGTATTAAAAGAACATAAAAACAATGAATATTCAGTTTTTGTAAGAAATGAATATTACTGGGGAGAAAAACCTGCCGCTTCAGAAGTTGTAATAAAAGCTATTCCTGATAGTGAAACACTTGCACTTCAATTTGAATCAGGTGATATTGACTTGATCTATGGAAACGGGTTAATCAGCCTAGATAGATTTGAAACATACAGACAAGATAAAAAATACACTACAGCCACTTCTGAACCAATGTCTACAAGAATGATACTTTTAAATACTACAAGCCCTATTTTAAAAGATCTTAAGGTAAGACAGGCATTAAGTCACGCCGTAGATAAGCAAAGCATAGCAAAAAATATATTTGGTGGTATTGAAAAACCTGCTGATACGATTTTTGCACCAAATGTACCTCACACAAATGTAGAAGTTACAAAATATAATTTTGACTTGGCAAAAGCACAGGCATTGCTTGATGAGGCAGGATGGAAAAAAGGTGCTGACGGTATGAGAGAAAAAGATGGTAAAAAAATGATTCTATCTTTCCCTTACATCAGTTCTAAAGTTACAGATAAAAATGTAGGAGAATACATTCAAGGAGAATGGAAAAAAATTGGTATCCAAGTTGACTTAAAGGCAATGGAAGAAAAAGCATACTGGGAAAATGCAACTACAAAAAATTATGACTTAATGTCTGACTATTCATGGGGTGCCCCTTGGGATCCACACGCTTACCTGACTGCAATGGCTGATGATTCAGTTAATGGAACAAATCCAGCTTATGCCGCACAGCTAGGCTTACCTATGAAAGCTGAGCTAGACAAAACTATCAGAGCTTTATTAATTGAACCTGATCAAACTAAATTAAACGAAATGTATAAATACGTATTAACTACTTTACAAGAGCAGGCCGTATATATTCCAATCAGTTATCAGGCTTTACTAAGCGTTTACAGAACAGGAGAACTGGAAGGCGTGAAATTTATGCCTGAAGAAAACAGGCTCCCTGTATGGACAACAGTAAAAGTAAAATAA
- a CDS encoding ABC transporter permease → MIKKLISLFSIFLAISVITFFLVKLSPGDPAQNYLRASHVSITTETLAATRKNLGLDKPLHIQYFNWLTDILKGDFGTSYTKKAPVTELVNEAIVPTFQLGIFSFVILIILSPLLGILSAIKRNTAFDYIIQVLSYTGVSLPTFWLGYILIIFFSVSLKILPVSGRGDWKNFILPCITLVLPLIAQTTFFIRKNILEEMEKAHVENAIIRGVSKKRIILNHLLRNTSIPIITVLSSNIMYLLTGSVLIEEIFAWPGIGKLFTTAVKTGDFPLIQICLLFFGVMSIIVNEFTQVLVKYMDPRLRIKEKSKAGGVL, encoded by the coding sequence GTGATAAAAAAATTAATATCATTATTTTCGATTTTTCTGGCAATATCAGTTATCACATTTTTTCTTGTAAAACTGTCGCCAGGAGATCCTGCCCAAAATTATTTAAGGGCATCACATGTAAGCATAACCACAGAAACATTAGCAGCAACCAGAAAAAATCTGGGACTGGACAAACCTTTGCACATTCAGTATTTTAACTGGCTCACAGACATATTAAAAGGTGATTTTGGAACATCATATACAAAAAAAGCTCCTGTTACAGAACTTGTAAATGAAGCTATTGTTCCAACTTTTCAGCTTGGGATTTTCTCATTTGTAATTTTGATTATATTATCTCCTTTATTAGGAATCCTAAGCGCAATTAAGAGAAATACAGCTTTTGACTACATAATCCAAGTTTTATCGTACACAGGAGTATCTCTTCCCACTTTTTGGCTAGGCTATATACTAATTATTTTCTTTTCAGTTTCATTAAAAATCCTGCCTGTTTCAGGAAGAGGCGACTGGAAAAATTTTATATTGCCTTGCATAACGCTTGTACTGCCTTTAATTGCACAGACGACTTTTTTTATAAGAAAAAATATACTTGAAGAAATGGAAAAAGCTCACGTTGAGAATGCGATCATTCGAGGTGTTTCCAAAAAAAGAATAATTCTCAACCACTTACTAAGAAATACATCTATTCCAATTATTACAGTTCTAAGTTCAAATATTATGTATTTACTGACAGGAAGTGTATTAATTGAGGAAATTTTCGCTTGGCCGGGTATTGGAAAATTATTTACTACAGCAGTAAAAACTGGGGATTTTCCATTAATTCAAATTTGTCTTTTATTTTTTGGAGTAATGTCTATTATTGTAAATGAATTTACTCAAGTACTTGTAAAATATATGGATCCAAGATTAAGAATAAAAGAAAAATCCAAAGCTGGAGGTGTATTATAA